The following is a genomic window from Sporosarcina jeotgali.
GCAAAAATAAGCAATGTAAATCCAAACAGTCCCCACCCGATCATTTGCGGAAGCGTGTTGTGCTGTTCGATTGAATATCTGAAAATGTTAGCAACGCCAAAGATTTTCCCTCCGGTTGCAAACGCAACGGCCAAGTTCCCTTTTTTTATTTCATCCCAGCATCTGTACTTCGTTACTATTTCGAAAATAACCATCGAAACAATGAGGCAGAGGACAACAGTGCTGAAATAACCGGCTGTTTCTACTAACGGATGACTCCAAAACTCAGTCTTTGACATAGTTTGCAGGCCCCTTTACGGTGATGTCTTAACGTGTACGAATGAGCCTTCAATAGGTTTCACTTTTCTTAAAAAAATTATTTCAACTCAACAACTGTTACTCCAAGTCCGCCTTCACCTGCATCACCGAAACGGAAGTTTTTCACACGGGAATGCTTTTTAAGATACGTTTGGATTCCT
Proteins encoded in this region:
- a CDS encoding DUF350 domain-containing protein, with protein sequence MSKTEFWSHPLVETAGYFSTVVLCLIVSMVIFEIVTKYRCWDEIKKGNLAVAFATGGKIFGVANIFRYSIEQHNTLPQMIGWGLFGFTLLIFAYVLFEFLTPMFKVDEEIEKDNRSVGFISMIISVGLSFVIGASIS